agcgttccagcgcgctactttctctacaacgagttcgattggagcgcgccttGTTACgcgccacattttttttacgttttttacggcaattagaaagaaatggacggaatcaccctcacTAAGTAATCTACTATGTCGTATGCGAATaatccacatgaaatccgtaccatctcagattcgtggggtgatgccttcaaaaaacattttctgagaaaaaccTCGACGTGGAGGATGACTTGGAAGTGCATAGTCTCCTTTAGGAGCTATCCATTTTCATATACTCGTATGCTAGATTGTACAAGGGATTCAGTACAGCGACTATCGGTCTGCGAGCCTACCACCACTTTGACAGACTCGGTTATTGTTCTCAATGATTCTTCTCTAATTTTGGTGAActaatttgagagaaaaataccACTACACGATTGTGTAAAGAGAGTTCAAACTGCACACACACACTAGGTATGAGTAACTACCAATATATACATACTTTCACTGTGGTTCTgtgagaagaaatttgttatttatttcacttcttaGGAAGTCTTGAGCTCAGTTttcagatagtttttttttatgttcacGAGTTGTTCGCCTTCTCACCGCAAGCACGACCATTTTGGAttctataatataatttagGATGGATCCTAGTCACTGTAATACTCTGAGTGCTGCTAACCTATCAGAAGCCTGATAAAACGGCGATGTAATAACAAATTAGATAGCTTCTCAGAAAGGCACTGTTAAATTATTAGagaacatctgaaaaaaatcaaggatggGCGTTAACGAATTAATTGCAAAGAAATATATTCTATAATGTAAATCAGTTAAACTAAAAATAGTTCTCCTAGCGTTAAAGTACTGGTAAGAATTAGGAAAGGATTATGGGAATCACCTATTTAGTcttttgcttaaaggcatcactccacgaatctgaggtggtgcagatttcaggtggagtattcgtttacgagatgggagactacggagagggagatgattccgtcgatttcttgctaattaccgtaaaaaacggcccggaagatgcggcgccgcacaagactgccgcgctccaatcgaacctctgatacaaaatggtgcgccaaaacgaatgaagccgtatcttccgggccgttttttacggcaattaggaagaaatggacggaatcacccccctctccgtagtctcccatcctgtatacgaatactccacctgaaatctgcaccacctcagattcgtggggtgatgcctttaaaatgtcTAGACGAATGCTTCACCCTCTCCTTTGCGCTCAGACGGACGTGCGAATAAGCTGGGCGGGGTTTGCCGACCAATGAAAAGGAACAAGTAGCGCCGCATACCCCTTTGGACTTCTTTGGAAGACGTACATTGCAGTGAAGACGCAGTTAAAGATGGCGACGTGTTTGCTTTATACTCTTGAGTTCACCTTAGGACGTGTCATATAATGTGGTCATGAACTAGCGTGCAACGCTAATCAAACGTGTTTCCTGTGATTTCGACAGTTCATTTCAAGTGAGTGGAATGGTGAGAACGAATTAAGAACATCGGTTTCTTCGATTTTCGATACACCAGGTTAGGAGGTTCATCGCAGACACACTCAGAACAACATATGCACAAATTGAATTGATCTCTCCTTCATTCGTAGCTTCCGAATTTGAAGATGTTCAACAGCTCACATTCTCCTTCCAACACTACGGAATAGTAAAACACCTATTTTGCTGTGCTCGTTGAAGAAGCAATcttgattaaaggcattacctcacgaatctggggtgttgagggtttcaggtgagttatgcctatacggggttgtagatggTGAGGAAGAGcgtgattcagtccatttcttcctaattgtcgtaaaaaaaacgacatggaagatgcagcgcgtacgaggctggcgcgctgcaatcgaattcgttgtagaaaatcgcGCCCCTGAACGCCTGTACAGGCATGGCatgacccacctgaaaccctaccaccccagattcgtgtggtgatgccttaaacAGTCTTAAATTAGATCCCCTAGACCCATTAGAAACGAACAGGTTGTTGGCATTGGAGCGGTTCCGAACCGCCGACCTACCGCGCAGTCGCAGCGTGTCCCaataccaactgcgctacgccCGTTAAATTAACAGTTTACCTCAGAAAACATCGTTGTAGAGAAAGCAAAGAAGGATCACGAACTTGTCGGGCACGTCATCTCCAACGCATCGAAGAAAAGTGTCGGCACTTATTGTTCTTAATACACATGACAGCGCTAAATGGTCTATAAATGTAGTGTACGAGATTGACAAAACTGTTAATTTCTGCTTGCctagtgttttcaaataattcatgTATTACGGTGGTCCAAGTGCTCTAAATGGGTAGTATTATTCTGATCTATAGTGCTGGTACCTGTTATGTGAACAAATTCCTATTTTCAAGgcaaaattcaaagaactTTGCGAAGTTTAGTTTTTTCACTAAGCCGCGGATAAGATTCAGGATTTAGTTTACATTTATGTCAGCGAGAGTGCGCAGTATCTATAAACCCGAAAAACTCCTGCTGATCACTGCGCTAATTCTCCAAGCAACCCTTTACAGCTAATGTACACGTTAAGAAATGGAAGTGCGTAAATTGAATTATTGATGAGATTATCCGAAGAAGAACATTCTCTTAATTTCACGACAGATTAAATCCACTTTAAGCATTCAGCTGACCACTCGTAAATACATTATTAGTAGCTTCGTTGAGTAAACTAACCAGCCAATCCATCTGATTCCTGCATCTATGGGACTTTCCAAATCCTAGAAACTATTGGAGGTAACACCGAAAGGTTTCCCAGGCACtgtattaaaaaaagtgatgaaaacTCATTTTTCCTGCCATTTTCATAGCACCTGTAGGCAGCAATTTGTGTGATGGATGTTTTGgctacaaatttttaaaacggTTCAACAATAGCACAGCATTTGGGAGGTTTGAGCCGGTAACCCTGGACCACTGAAATTTGTCTTGTAAGAATTCCTTCCTATTTTATGATTGTGTATGTATGACACATACTTTCAGCTGTCATGTGGCGTCCAAAGCATTTACACGGATGTCGCACAGAGTTGTTAAAATGCAATCTAAACAGCGAAACCCCGAGAAAGTCAGctttatgaaagaaaaagaatgatggAGCGAGAAAAAGGACCTCATCATTAATAGTGGCCAAAAGTGTAAGTGACATAGGATGTTGTTAAACCTGTGTCTTCCACTTTATTTCGAGATGCGTGCGCCGGATCTCGTAAAACGTCAATTACGAAACCGAAAAGTGACGGTTACATCCATTTCGGCGTCCTTcgtctcacaaaaaaaacggcgaTTTCATTGTGCAAAGCGAGTGCAAGTATTTTATTCGTTTCCGACGACTTTTATATGGCTACGATCTCTGatataaaatgtttttggatCGAAGGGTTTCAATCACTTCCCGAGCATTTGAAAACTTTacaatatgtatttatttctacgaAATGCTTCTCCTCCCATCACCCAGCTTCTAACCCCTTTCCGCACCCATTTAATCTACTTCATTCCGGGGACGCTGTCtgtgtatagtcgggtcaaaacgacatgaagcacggtgtaacTGCAGTAGCGGTCGCACTGGATCAACGCTGTTTTTCACCGCTCGCAGACGGCCTGGGAGCGATTCCCTAGGCAATTTGTCAAATATCCCCAAGTGACGTCATCTGAATCGATTCTGGCCGCAATTTTTTGGTTGCTTTCAttccttttgctttttttctgattttttcgtcttttattattcatttttgctATACTTGCTGTATTTGCCTTTGTTAAGTAGATCTATAGTGTATCTGTATTGTTCCTAAATCATTGGATTGcttttgttcatattttgcttttgattcaaaatttggttcaaaattgtatttgtttctatgtttatgttctttttttttgtttcttcgcctACTTCCCCTtctttacaaacaaaaaaaaagaacattaacatgaaaataaatgcatgaacaaaaacaatacagtaaattaagaacaatacaaatgctatatatatatatatatatatatatatatatatataaaacaaaagtaaacacAGCAAGCTTAagagaaatacgaaaaaaaaaacaaacataaaggGCGAGAAAACCAAGAAGAAAGGCAAGACCGATGAAAACAGCCTAAAAACATAGGCCAGTGTCGATTCAGATGACGTAATTTGGCAAAACCTGGCAAATTGCCAGGCTGCTCGCATGTCCACGAGCGGTGAAAAACCGCGTTGCTGCAGCGCGACCGCTCcggcaactacaccgtgcttcgtaTTGTTTTGAATCGACGGTACATGTACTCTTGATTGCAGATATGACGCTCTTTCTACTATCCGGGATAATGATAGTTTTGACAGAAGCATGTATGAGAACTGTGCCAGGAGATACCGTAAGTTTTTGTTAAATATATATTCactattgaattttttctacgTCGAACAGCAGAACGGACCCATGTTTACTTTATGTCTTCATTACTGAGAACAAATTTCCTCTCGCTAATTAAAAACTAATTGTTTGCGCATGGTTTTTAGATAATCTAAAAGGTTATTTTTTGGCGCTGATTGCTCGAGCAGAAAACATATACTTCTTATGATTACTGTGAAATCCACTTCATCCCTCTAAGCCAATGTTTCGGTGCATTATCTAAGTAAGAAAAGATGTGTAGAGTATGACAAATTTGGGTAAAGAGGCGGAGATTCAAAGAATAACGCGGCAGATGTCTGCAGATAGCACAGAAATAGAACACTGTAGACATTTCATATTCGTTAGCTTCATATTTGCAGACAACACCGACCACACCGACGAATCCAGGTGCGTTCCTCTGAAGTACAAGTACAGTTACCTctacactttaaaaaattctcttgaATATCCCTATCTTCTATGATGTGTTTAGGCGATCAAAGAAGTCAAGCGCGGAGAAACACTTAGGGTCACATCTTCCTGAATATATTTTGATGTTTAGCTTGTGGAATGTGCCCTACCGACGGTATTATCTTCCACCCAACAGATGGCGAATTCACGATGGATGCGCTAAGCGAGTTGGTCTTTTTTGTGTAATATACAGCCTAATGATAAAAGAACAGAATAATTAAGTGCTTAAGAAGTCAAGAGTTTTGCATGTACACTTGTACGCTTTTTGATGCATGTACAGGAACAGGAATTGCTTTATTAACCAGGATGATTAACGTATATAGGCGAAGATGTTTAATTTTGGTGGTCGCAATTTGGAACAGGACAGAGGGAAATTGCAACAGCGTTCCAAGCACTTAATTGAACGGACTCCATTTCGACTACACAGCGCAAAAGAAAGTGGTAATCTATAATGTGTCCTGATGTATAAATTATGTACCCAACATTCATTATTACGAGAATGTCTTAAGACTAAGAAGCAGAGCAAACGATTCCGCTGCTTACGACATTTCGCAGgagctcttctcttcttcttacgACTGCGtccttaagggcatcaccccacgaatctggagtggtacggatttccgggggagtattcgtatacggggtcgtagattatggagagaagggtgattccgtccatttctttttaattgctgcagaaaacggcccggaagatacggcttcgagcgttcactatttcctacaaggagttcgattggagcgcgccagccctgtgcagcgccgtatcttccgggccattttttacggcaattaggaaggaatggacggaatcacatccctctccataatctactatcccgcatacgaatacttcacctgaaatccgtaatcctccgattcgtagggtgatgcctttaaacagagGCCGGAATAGTTTTCATGTGAAAGAGAACCAATGATTCCCCGATTGAGAGTTGCTTCGACACAACTCTACTCGGTGCATACTCATTAAGCTCATCTCCTATCAATGGCATTGCCTTGGTCCGGATTCCGCACACTATGTACTTTTCTCTGAAGACATAGCAAACTCAGATGATCAACAATACGTTTGAGAAACAGAGATTTTTGGCTTCTAGCAGGAATGAGCTTGCTGATCGAATAtaggtagggtcaaaacgacatgaagcacgtacgcaattgcgtacgcggcttctctcgaggcacttcgaggagcgtggtgaaacctttgctggcaccactcatcgcagcagtttgcgacggtcccagcTCGGTCCTAACTTCCGCCTCCATCGCGCCCGTTTCAAGCGCGTACGCAAGTGTACCGcagctacactcgtgattcatgtcgttttgacccgactatagtttgGTATAGAGTGCATTAGAACATGCACACGAGCACTAAAAGCTCAAGGAAATGCAGAATTTTGATAGAACTGTAGGGTTAGCTTAGTTCCTTAAATTCTCAGGAGTAGCTCTTTTGTCGTGATTTGTTCTAAGCTTCACCTTCGCAGCCACTTCTTCTTCAGAGCTCTGCCGAAGAATGCTCAAGGATGTCGACGAATGAATGCAGTTTGTCACTCTGGATCTCCCGTTGACAACGCGTTCATGGAAGTAAGTCTAGTCCTTCTTTTAGTTggactaaacaaaaaaaaaagtcgaaatatGTAATAGACGGCTCTTTGGTCAGGTGAAATTCATAGATATCTCAGTAAAGCATTCAATTATATTGCGAAGTTCTCAAGAACAAGTTGTTATTTCTCAAGTTCAACAATGGCATCGCTGGGCCGGGTGTGGCTCCCACATTGAAAGCTCTACTCGTGTGTAGGGCTGACAAGAAATGGTATCACAGTGACGGAACTACATCACTGTGAGTTTATTTCGGAGTTGAAAAAACTCAAGGCCTATTTTTTGTCGAGTAATAAAAAACACATGTGTTTCAGCCCCATTACGGACGTTTACTGCAGCACAACAAAATCATCTAATCCAGGTAAGTCAATAGCATCTTAATTTTTATCCCACTCATTGCTTGAATACTTAAAACTTCTGAAAACTTCTTAATACAACACTACTGACTCTGATGAAGaagtttgaataaaatttcgaaaatagaATTTAGACATGCTATATAAATAATCGGCAAATGTGAGCAAGTCTGATAACAAAAGGATTAATTAGATGAAGCCAcgaaagacaagaaaaaagtacttaCTCCCTTTCGTCCTTTTCGTTGTGGTCCCGGTTTTTACTGGCTTTTCAATTTACGTTCTTTTGTAGGGGGCGCTCTCACaaattccgattttttccatCGTCCCTCTCCAACACTTCCAACACGTTAATTGAAAATTCCATCAGGTCGTCCAATCCGTGGTTGAGACGCAAGGCATTGTGAATTTTGCATGCTACCTTCAAAGATACGTTTAGGCCACCCGACTTTCGCTTCTCAAGCATAGCATTACAACATTGTAATTTTTCCAGCTTTTGGTTCAACTTCGTCGCTCTTCGAAGCATTGTTTTCAGTAAAACACTAACAACAACATTGCGCAATTCTTTCACCCGTATTCTCATGTACAAAGAAGCGGTGAGTAAATGATTTCAGCATGTTCATCGTGCAATGAAGATACAGTCACTTTTCAAAAGGCCTCTGGTGACTTCGGCCTGGATGCTCTCAAGGAGTAAGCttcccatttttcatttccatttgtgTGTTCAGATCTGGTAACCAGTGGCCCACGGACCTGAACTGCTGATTCACTAGTATTCCTTCGTACGTCATGAGCAGATTACTTTGATATATGTCTGAAGTGGGGTCAAAGAGCCTACCTAACTAAAATCGAGGGCAGTACTAATCATGATCGTGCTGTACAATAACGGGCTTGGTCTGTCACGTGCGTGcgcacgaaattcgaaaaaggggatgCGATGAGTCCACCTTGcgtcggcgtcagatagctataaaatgggttgcgacgggtcccgcggagtcggattggtgcaccggagccagatagctgcaAAATGGGGTAAGACCTGTCCCTGCtggcatcgaaatggtgcgcagtAACTTTGTGTggatgtcgcaaaaggtaaatgggacgttgcagccgtttcatagccgtggccgcTGGGCGCgttcttttcacctttttgaCTCGTTCGCCCGTCTgattccttgcacgtttgccacAAGTTGGTtacatgccttcctcagaaactgaaaacacgcttgcaaacggctgcttaaatagtgccGAACAGTTcaaatgatctgacgtagaacgttacgttatctttatcagtaggatgatttCTCTCACCttcattttgtgctaaaaTATCAGTCtttgataacttttttttttttttttttttttgggggggggggggggggagaaacaggaggaaaacccatagtTCGAGTGATGCTTTcgaattgtgtctacattatattactatcaaaggagtgtttgaagctgaagtttgaatattcttcaaatgtagaactgacgggtttagaaagaaaactatgaatacctttatttataattaaaaaGACGAAGGAAGATTGTTAGAGCTTCATacgtctaatttcacagaagaGGCACtaatatggattttcgttgctcagtgaaggggagcgaaagTCTGAAGTGCTTTAGTTGGACGTTCAGACTAGTGTCGTATAATGATTGTCTAATGAACTGTGAACGACCGCGCGCCTAAGATTGCGAGAGAAGTAATCTAATTTGTCCAAAATCTGAGTAAGtataattgaaattaattaattaattaattagtgttAAAGTAATTTCTGCACAAGAAGGTGCATTTTGTCAGCGAAGATGAAGatttcgagcaaaaaaaaaaatcctcctgaGCTGTGCACCTAGAAATATACGAGTAATTAGTGTTCCGTAGAGGCCTCTGTGCATGCTCTTAGATCATTTCATCTCCCTGTTCTTCCAATACTTGCcgttttttctaattatttgaaattattctcaATGTTGCTGGTCGATTTCCTAAAGGCGAGTGTTAATTGCTGACGGTTTTAGGAATCTATCAAATAATGCACAAGGATGTCGACAAATGAGAGCGGTATGTGACTCCGGATCTTCTAGTGAAAATGCATTTATGGAGGTGAGTTTCTACACTCACCCTTTGTTCAGCCAAACTTCAGATGATCTATCACCTCAAGGAAAATAAAGTTTGAAGAATAAGAACGAAGGGATGTGGGggagaagtggaaaaaaacaatgaattgaCAAATATGCTGTccccgaaagtcattgtacaaGAGAATacctcgtaaacctcaaactattttGACTCGAAGTAGATCACGTGGACGCATCACCGAAAGAATTGAGCAATGTGATGCACTTCACTCTTCGAAAATTAAATCATCGTTAATCACTTTGAGTTCAACAACGGCATTGGAGGACCAACTGTTGCCCCTACTGTAAAGGCGTTGTTGATCTGCCGCGCTGATCATCGTTGGTATTACAGCGATGGAACGAACTCCCTGTGAGTGCCTTTC
This window of the Necator americanus strain Aroian chromosome III, whole genome shotgun sequence genome carries:
- a CDS encoding hypothetical protein (NECATOR_CHRIII.G11119.T1) translates to MTLFLLSGIMIVLTEACMRTVPGDTTTPTTPTNPACGMCPTDGIIFHPTDGEFTMDALSEALPKNAQGCRRMNAVCHSGSPVDNAFMEFNNGIAGPGVAPTLKALLVCRADKKWYHSDGTTSLPITDVYCSTTKSSNPACSSCNEDTVTFQKASGDFGLDALKENLSNNAQGCRQMRAVCDSGSSSENAFMEFNNGIGGPTVAPTVKALLICRADHRWYYSDGTNSLAITDVHCSTTRKEPTMKCDTCTVEAVVFHPASGDFGTDATSQTLPNNAQGCKQINAVCESGSSTATSFMEFNKGVGGPSTAPTVKALLVCNTDQKWYYSDGANSLAITDVTCTTNDSGGPSEKPCASCDESAVLFGSKSMPEEVNVVKQPLNNNADGCKQMNAVCTASQANLKAFLEFNGNIGGPDIAETVTSLLTCGEDGKWYFSINQQSIVVTEVRCKEAQG